One Etheostoma spectabile isolate EspeVRDwgs_2016 chromosome 12, UIUC_Espe_1.0, whole genome shotgun sequence genomic window carries:
- the LOC116698774 gene encoding kidney mitochondrial carrier protein 1 — MSNVNWKPFVFGGLASVTAECGTFPIDLAKTRLQVQGQVGDIKYREIRYRGMLHALVRIGKEEGLRSLYSGIAPAMLRQASYGTIKIGTYQSFKRLLVDRPEDETLLTNVICGVLSGVISSSIANPTDVLKIRMQAQGNVIQGSMMGNFINIYQQEGTRGLWKGVSLTAQRAAIVVGVELPVYDITKKHLILSGHMGDNVYTHFVSSFACGLAGALASNPVDVVRTRMMNQRGVALYQGTLDCILQTWRSEGFMALYKGFFPNWLRLGPWNIIFFLTYEQLKKINV; from the exons ATGTCGAACGTCAACTGGAAGCCCTTTGTTTTCGGCGGTCTAGCTTCCGTGACGGCGGAATGCG ggACCTTCCCCATCGACCTAGCCAAGACTCGTCTTCAAGTTCAAGGCCAAGTAGGCGACATAAAATACCGAGAGATTCGGTACAGAGGCATGCTCCATGCTTTAGTGAGGATAGGAAAAGAGGAGGGGCTCCGGTCACTCTATTCAGG AATAGCTCCTGCTATGTTGCGTCAGGCCTCCTATGGTACTATAAAAATTGGCACATACCAGAGCTTCAAGCGACTGCTGGTTGATAGACCAGAGG ATGAGACCTTGCTGACTAATGTGATATGTGGTGTTCTATCTGGAGTCATCTCGTCCTCCATTGCCAACCCCACTGATGTGCTGAAG ATCCGCATGCAGGCTCAGGGAAATGTGATCCAGGGCAGTATGATGGGCAACTTCATTAACATTTACCAGCAGGAGGGAACAAGAGGACTGTGGAAG GGTGTCTCTCTTACGGCTCAGCGGGCGGCCATCGTGGTCGGAGTCGAGCTACCGGTCTATGACATTACCAAGAAGCATCTGATCTTGTCGGGTCACATGGGGGACAACGTGTACACACATTTTGT GTCCAGCTTTGCGTGTGGTCTGGCGGGGGCTTTGGCCTCCAACCCAGTGGATGTAGTCCGGACACGCATGATGAACCAGAGAGGAGTAGCTCTGTATCAGGGAACACTGGACTGTATACTGCAG acaTGGCGCTCAGAGGGCTTCATGGCCCTTTACAAGGGTTTCTTTCCCAACTGGCTCCGCCTGGGACCATGGAACATCATT TTCTTCCTCACATACGAACAGCTGAAGAAGATCAATGTGTGA